In Celeribacter baekdonensis, the genomic stretch TCGGTGACGGCATATCCGCCTGTGACGGCCCGTGCCCCTTCGCTTTTGGCGCTTTCGATATAGCCCATCACCCGGTCGAACTGATCCCGACTGACGATGGCCCCCATCGTGGTGTCCGGGTCGGTCGGAATCCCCGGCTGATACCGCGCGATTTTCTCGGACAGGAAGGACAGCACCTCGTCGTGAATATCCTCATGCAGGAAGGCCCGGCTGGTCGAGCCGCAGGACTGTCCGCACCAGCCGAAATTCATCCCCGCCACAATCGCATCGGCGATCTTTTCGGGATGGCTGTCGGCATAGGCGATGAGCGCGTTCTTGCCCCCGAGTTCGAGAAGAACCGGTTTGACCGTGGCACTGGCGCTGCGCATCACCGCGCGGCCTGCGGGCACCGATCCGATCAGCGTCACCTTGGCGACATCGGGATGCTCGGCCAGCGCGGCCCCGGCCTCGGTGCCGCCGGGCAGCACGCTGAACACACCTTTCGGCATCAGCCCGTCGACGATCTCGGCCAGGCGCAGCGCCGACAAAGGAGCCTGAACCGGCGGTTTGATGATGACAGCATTGCCCGCCGCCAGCGGGGCCGCCATTTTGCCGCCGCAGAACATGAACGGATGGTTGAAAGCCAGGATGCGGGCCACGACCCCCAGGGGTTGGCGCAGGGTCATGTTCACACGATCCGGCCCCATCGGGATGGTATCGCCCTTCATCTCGGTCACGAGACCGGCAAAGAAGTCCATCTGCGCCGCCGCAATCGCCGCATCGCCACGCATTTCCGTATAGGGATTGCCGCAATTGGCCGCGTCGATCATCGCCAGCTCATCGCCGTGTTTGCGCAGAAGCGCGGCGATTTCCTTGAGAATGCGGCTGCGCTCCAGCGGCAGCACGTCGCGCCATTCGAGAAACCCCTGATGTGCGGCGGCGACAGCCGCATCGACATCGGCCTTGCCCGCCGTGGCCACAGCCCCGAGCGACTGTCCGTTGGCCGGATTCATCGTATCGTCATAAGTGCCGTTGCCAGGCGCGTGCCAGCCTCCGCCGAAATACAGATCGGTATGTTTCGGCAGCGCCTGTGCGATCTCCTGTGCGATCTCTGGGTTCAAACTGTGCGACAAGATTATTCCTCCCGTATTTTTCCGACAATTAGCTTAGATGTCTAATAATTGTCAAGCGACCGAGCCTGTCGAAAACACCCGGCCAAAGCTCTCTTTTGTGCGTTTTGCGAAGACGGCCAACGCTTTATGGCTTCGTCTTCGAAGGCCTGCGCGGGCCTCTCATCGGACCGATGTTATTGCATCACAAAGGGGTTTTTCGTCTCTGCCTCATAGGACAGCCAGACGGATTTGGTTTCGAGATACTGGTCGATGGCCTCGATCCCGTTTTCCCGCCCGAACCCCGACGCCTTCACACCGCCGAACGGCATGAGGAAACTGGCAGCCCGGTAGGTGTTGACCCAGACCGTGCCAGCCCGCAGCCGTTTCGGAGCCACAGTCGCGCGTTTGATACTGGAGGTCCAGACACCGGCCGCGAGCCCGTAGTCCGTGTCATTGGCGATCTCATAGGCCTCTTCGTCGTCCCTGAAGGAGATGAGAGAAACCACCGGCCCGAAGACTTCCTCCTGCGCGATCCGCATATCGTTGCGGACATCCGCAAAGACCGTCGGCTCGACGAACCAGCCGTTTCCGCATTCCGGCTTCTGGGCAAGCGCCCCGCCCAGAACGCAGCGCGCGCCCTCGGATTTCGCGATCTCGATATATGACACGATCCGGTCGAGCTGTGGCTGCGTGGTCACCGGACCGACCTGCGTCGTCATTTCCATGGGATCGCCCATTCGCGCCGTTTTTGCAGAGGCGACGAATTTGTCGAGATAGGCCTCGTAAATGCTCTCATGCACCAGAAGACGCGAACCCGCGATACAGGTCTGTCCCGTCGCGGCGAAAATCCCGGCGATCCCTCCGGAAACAGCAGCATCGAGATCGGCATCGGGGAACACGATCTGCGCGGATTTCCCCCCGAGTTCCAGCGTCAGCCGCTTGAAGGTGGCGGCGGCATTTTCCATGATCTTCTGCCCGGCGGTCTCCCCGCCGGTGAAAGCAACCTTGGCCACTTTCGGATGGGTCGTCAGCCGGTCGCCTACATCCTGACCGAATCCCGTCACCACATTGACCACGCCTTCGGGGAAGCCCGCCTCACGCACCAGAGCCGCGAATTCGAGGGCCGAGGCCGAGGTGTGTTCCGACGGTTTGATCACCAGAGTGCATCCGGCGGCCAGCGCCGGTGCCAGTTTCCAGACCATCAACATGAGCGGGGAATTCCACGGCACAATTGCCGCGACGACCCCCACGGGCTCGCGCAGGGTGTAGGTAAAGGTGTTCGGCTTGTTGATCGGAATGACAGCGCCGTTGATCTTGTCCGCAAGGCCGCCATAGAAATAGAGCCATTGCGAGATTCCCCGCACTTGCCCCTCAATCTCGGCCCGCAGCTTTCCGTTGTCGCGCACCTCGACAGCCGTGAGACTGTCGGCGTCCCGTGCCACGAGATCGCCGAGTTTGCGCAACAAGGCGCCCCGTTCCGTGGCCGAAAGTTTTCCCCATGCACCGTGATAGAGCACGTCATGTGCCGCCTCCACAGCCTCATCGACATCGCGCGCATCGCATTTCGGAATCTCGGCCCAGGGGTCTCCGGTAAAGGGATTATAGCTCTGAAAGCTCTCGCCCGAGGCGCTGTCCTTCCATGCGTTTCCGATGAACACCTGATATTTCTTCATGCTATTTTCCATTGTCATACTCCATCCCGTTTGTCTTTTCTGGCCCGTTTCACTTTGTCGGCCCGGTTGTGGTGGTTGGATGTCCGCCCCTCAAATTAGGGAGGGAACAAAGGTCGTCAGGCCCGGCATCAACGCGAGTAGGACCATGCCCAAGACGAACAGCGCAACAAACGGCCAGGCAGCGCGAAAGACTGTCGAGAGAGAGCCCTCTCCCCACGCGCTTTTCAGGGCGAACAGCGTATATCCGAAGGGCGGGGTCATACCGCCGACCGTGATGTTCACTAGGAACAGAAGCCAAAACCAGATCGGGTCGTAGTGGAAGGTCTCGATGATAGGCAGGTAGATCGGGATGACGATGAGCATCAGCGCGATCTGGTCGACGAACATACACAGAACAAAGGGCAGCACCATCAGCAGGATCAGCATGGTCCAGGACGACACTTCCAGAGCGACGATCCATTCCGTCAAAGCCGTCGCCCCGCCCGAGAAGGCCAGAAGCTGACTGAACAGCTTGGAACTTGCCATGACGATGAGGATCATCGCGGACACTTGCGCAGAGGCCCCCAGGGATTCCGCCACCATCCTTACACTCAGGTTCCGGTAAATCGCAGCCGTGATCAAAGCCCCCAGAACCCCCATGGCCCCCGCTTCGGTGGGCGTGGCAACACCCATAAGGATAAGCCCCATCACCAAAAGGATGATGATGCTGAACGGCAGCAGTTTGAGCAGCGCCAGCACAACCTCTCTGGCACTCGCCCGACGGGTCGCATCTTCCGTCATCGGCGCCAGTTCTGGATTGCGCCATATCCGAAAGAACACATAGGCGGCAAACAGCGAGGCAAACATCAGACCCGGAACGATCCCCGCAATCAGAAGACCCGCGATGGAGACCCCGGACAGGGTGCCGATGATGATCACAAGAACACTGGGCGGGATCAGCGGCGCAAGGCTGGCCCCGGCAAGGATGGTCCCGATCGACAGGCGCGCGTCGTAGCCCCGTGAAATCATGCCGGGCAACAGCGAACGTCCGAGCATCGCAGCAACCCCCATGGCCGCGCCTGACAGCGTGCTAAACACGGTGGCGAGCACAATCGACAGGATATATTGCCTCCCCCGAACACGCCCGACCAGCGTGTCGATGGACTGGAACAGAACCTCGACCGCTCGGCTGCGAAAGAGCAGTTCGCCCATCAGAATAAAGAGCGGAATGGTCACCAGAGAGGAGCTTGTTGCGGTTTCAAAGAAACTGCCCGAGAACATCCCGAACCCTGCGGGGCCCAGCAAAAGAACCGTCGCCCCGAGATTGACCACAAGAAAGGCCACGAACACCGGCATGCCACTGAACATGGCAAGCAACAACAGGCCGACGCCGGCGAGAACAGCAGGAATTCCCTCGATCATTTGCCCGCCCCTTTCACGCCATGAAAGCTGTCACCCAGCGCCTGTCGCAAAAAATACACCCCGGAATTGAGCATCCCGAACAGGATGAAGGCATAGAGCGTCCATTTCGGCACCGGAACCGTCGTCAGCGTGACCGTACCGCGCAGGAACAGGCGATGTGTTTCCTGCCAAAAGATATATCCGACCCAGAGGCAGACAGCCGCCCCGACCGCAAATCCCAGACGCCGCAGAACCTCGGAGCTGCGCTCCCCCAGAAGATCGAGCAGGATCGAAACCGAGACATTGCCTTCGAGGCGTGTCACATGCGGGATAATGAGGAAAACGGAAATTAGAAGCAGGAAAGACACGAAATCGCTCGCCCATTTCGTCGGAGCGTCGAAAAAATATCGCATCACAACCTCATAGGCGAAAATCACCACGATGGACATGAGCGCCAGAGAGCCCAGCCAGAACCCGGCACTGACCAGGGCATCGTGACCGGACAGAAGCGCCCTGAAAACGCGTCGTAAAAAATTCTTCATAGTGAGCTCCGAAACCACCCCTTGTTTCTGGTTTTGGATCGTCCCCGCAGGGGAACGATCCTTTCGTTTGTGCATTCAGCCACCGATATTCGCCTGCGCCGCCATGTCCCGAATTTCGGCGATGTCCTCTGGGTTGATGGTCGCCGACAAATCCAGAACGCCCTCGAACCAGGCGCTTTTGAGATTGGCGGCGATGTCCTCCTGAAAATACGTGGCCTCCATACCTTCGGCCACAAGCGTGGCCTCTTCCTTGGCTGCGAGATCGTCGAAAATCCCGGAGCTGACCGTTTCGTAATGCCGCGCGGCCGTCTCGATTTCGGATTGCGTTGTTTCATCGAGCCCGTTCCAGGTTTCGAGATTCATCAACAGCATATGGCTCACCTGCCCGAAGGTCGGGCGCACGAAATACCCGGCCACTTCGAACCAGCGGTAGTTCACGGCGCCGACGGCGGGCCACCCTGCACCGTCCACCACACCGCGTTCCAGCGCAGGGTAGATTTCCTGTGCAGGCAACACCGCCGGAGATCCGCCGAGTTCCTCGATCACCGGATGATAAAGCGGAGTGCCGCGAATGCGGCGTCCGGCCAGAGCGTCATCGCCGAGCGGTTCCTTGAGAACCATGTGAAACCCGTTTCTGTCATAGAAGACAGCGATCAGTTTCAGGCCCATTTCCTGATATTGACGATCCGCGAGATCCCAGATGCCGGAGGCGTGAAGCTCCTCTGCGGACCCGCTGAGCGCATCCAGCGACATGCCGACCGCGATATCGTTATAGTGATAGCCGCCATTGGTATACAGCAGGTCGAACAAACCTTGCGACACAGGGTTGAATTGTTCGAACGGCGGGATGGTTTCCGGCCCGAAGCGGCTAAGCTTCAAGTCAGCCGTGGTTTCCTCCTCAAGATATTCCATAAACGGCATCAGCACCTCACCGACAGCGGCATAGCTCTGATCCCAGCTCGACAGGACTTTCAAATCTTGCGCCATGGCCCCCATCGTCACCGGCATCAACGCAGCCGACATGCAAAGGCCTTTCAGAATGGTTTTCATGTTTTTCCTCCCTGTTTTAATGATGGACGACGCCGTATCCGGTCGTTTCGGACCTGGATAAGTGGCGTTACGCCCTTCTCGAAATTCAACGCCCATTGCGTTTGCGCGATCCCCCGTCAAAAGACGATCACACCTTTTCCCGAGGCCTGCCTGTCCAGCAGCTCATAGGCTTTTCCAGCCTGATCGAGTGTCCAACGATCCGAAAAGATTGCGTCCACCTCGACACCACGATCAACCGAGAATATCGCACATTCCTCCATGATATTCGTCGAAAAGGTGAACGACCCCTGCAAGGAAATCTGCCGAAAGATGACATCCGAAGCGAAATCGACCACGGGCGGCTTGCCAAGACCGACGAAAACCGCCGTGCCCCAAAGACGCAGACACTTGGTCGCCCCTTCGATGGCCTGCGGCGCGCCCGAGGTTTCAAGCGAGAAATGCGCACCCCGTCCATGGGTCAGTCCCCTGATCGCCTCGACCGCATCCACCTCCGCCGGGTTGATCGTCTCAGCGGCACCGAACTGTCGAGCCATTTCCAGACGCTCCTTGTTGACATCCAGCGCAATGACCCGCGCGCCCAGGGCGGCGGCGAATTGCGTGCCCGACAAGCCGACCGGTCCTTGACCGAAGATCGCAACCGTATGACTGGCATTGGGCTGAATTTTTCGCAGCGCCGCATAGGATGTGCCCGAACCGCAGGCAATCGCCGCCCCCGCCTCGAAGGACAGTTCGTCAGGCAGGGTGACCAGCGTATGTGCCGCACATTTCATGTATTGCGCATGCGCCCCATGAGCGGTCCAGCCGTAGATATCGGGCACCATGCCCTCGCACATCTGCGGCCATCCTGTCCGGCATTGATCGCAGACATGACAGCCGGAATAATGGTGGATCATGACCCTCTGGCCGATGCGGGCGACACGATCGCTGACACCTGGACCGATTGCGACGACGACGCCACAGGGTTCGTGCCCGGCGATTTTCGGCCCGGTGTCGCGCATGGTCTCATAGGGCTTTCCCTTCGCCAGCTCCCGAAAGGCCCGGTCGTCCGAAGGGGCCCGGTAGCCATGCAGATCGCTTCCGCACAGCCCCGATGCCTTGACTTCGATGACCACTTCTCCCGGCCCCGGCGTCGGATCGTCGAATTCCATGATCGCCACTTTGCGATCCCCCGGAAAGGTCACTCCACGCATAACATTCTCCCATATGCTCTATCCTGAACTCTCGGTTTCAGGACATGTTTTCCATCAAGCGGCGCGCCACTCCGAAATTTCAGATCACACGTTTCAACGCACATTCAGCCGCTCCACAGGACCGGCCTCGCGCAACCAGTCGAGGAGCGCGCGCAATTGCCGGTCCCGCTCTTCTGTGACTTGGTCCACATCGTCTTCGAACCTGTACCAGCCCTGCCCCGTCGCGGCACCCAGATGGCCCTGATCCACAAGATCGCGGAGCACCTTGCGTCCCGCGTAGTTTTCGTCTCCCGTCTGGTGAAACAGCGACTCCGTCACGGCCAGCGCGGTCTTTTTCGAGACGATCAGATCCTCGGTCAGAAGCGGCCCCCAAAGGGCGAGGCGCGGCCCCAGGCTCAAGCGCACCGCCGCGTCGATATCGTCTCGGCTGGCCAGGCCTTCGTCCATCAGGCGGTAAATTTCCGTCAGCATGGCAAACTGGATCTTGTTGATGAGAAAACCGGGCCGCTCCGGGCAGGCCACGCCGACATGGTCGATGCTCTGGACGAAAGCACGGCCCCATGCGACCAGTTCCGGCGGCGTGAACGCGCTGTGGATGATCTCGATCACCGGAATGATATGCGCTGGCGTGATGTAATGAATTCCCACCATCCGCTCCCGCCGCGACATCCCAGCCGCGATATCCGAGATCAGGAACGACGAGGTGTTTGTCGCCAAAACCACATCCGGCGGACACAGGCGATCCAGCTCTTCGAACACCGCCTGCTTGGTCTCCAACACCTCCTGAACGACCTCATGCACCATGAAGACA encodes the following:
- a CDS encoding aldehyde dehydrogenase family protein, whose amino-acid sequence is MAQEIAQALPKHTDLYFGGGWHAPGNGTYDDTMNPANGQSLGAVATAGKADVDAAVAAAHQGFLEWRDVLPLERSRILKEIAALLRKHGDELAMIDAANCGNPYTEMRGDAAIAAAQMDFFAGLVTEMKGDTIPMGPDRVNMTLRQPLGVVARILAFNHPFMFCGGKMAAPLAAGNAVIIKPPVQAPLSALRLAEIVDGLMPKGVFSVLPGGTEAGAALAEHPDVAKVTLIGSVPAGRAVMRSASATVKPVLLELGGKNALIAYADSHPEKIADAIVAGMNFGWCGQSCGSTSRAFLHEDIHDEVLSFLSEKIARYQPGIPTDPDTTMGAIVSRDQFDRVMGYIESAKSEGARAVTGGYAVTDGALAKGCFVAPTIFADVTPEMRIAREEIFGPVLAVRKWSDEDEMLREVNGLELGLTCAIWTRDLVTAHRAAAQVEAGFVWINEVGRHFLGAPFGGVKQSGIGREEGIGELISFTHEKNVHINLSGQ
- a CDS encoding aldehyde dehydrogenase yields the protein MKKYQVFIGNAWKDSASGESFQSYNPFTGDPWAEIPKCDARDVDEAVEAAHDVLYHGAWGKLSATERGALLRKLGDLVARDADSLTAVEVRDNGKLRAEIEGQVRGISQWLYFYGGLADKINGAVIPINKPNTFTYTLREPVGVVAAIVPWNSPLMLMVWKLAPALAAGCTLVIKPSEHTSASALEFAALVREAGFPEGVVNVVTGFGQDVGDRLTTHPKVAKVAFTGGETAGQKIMENAAATFKRLTLELGGKSAQIVFPDADLDAAVSGGIAGIFAATGQTCIAGSRLLVHESIYEAYLDKFVASAKTARMGDPMEMTTQVGPVTTQPQLDRIVSYIEIAKSEGARCVLGGALAQKPECGNGWFVEPTVFADVRNDMRIAQEEVFGPVVSLISFRDDEEAYEIANDTDYGLAAGVWTSSIKRATVAPKRLRAGTVWVNTYRAASFLMPFGGVKASGFGRENGIEAIDQYLETKSVWLSYEAETKNPFVMQ
- a CDS encoding TRAP transporter large permease, with translation MIEGIPAVLAGVGLLLLAMFSGMPVFVAFLVVNLGATVLLLGPAGFGMFSGSFFETATSSSLVTIPLFILMGELLFRSRAVEVLFQSIDTLVGRVRGRQYILSIVLATVFSTLSGAAMGVAAMLGRSLLPGMISRGYDARLSIGTILAGASLAPLIPPSVLVIIIGTLSGVSIAGLLIAGIVPGLMFASLFAAYVFFRIWRNPELAPMTEDATRRASAREVVLALLKLLPFSIIILLVMGLILMGVATPTEAGAMGVLGALITAAIYRNLSVRMVAESLGASAQVSAMILIVMASSKLFSQLLAFSGGATALTEWIVALEVSSWTMLILLMVLPFVLCMFVDQIALMLIVIPIYLPIIETFHYDPIWFWLLFLVNITVGGMTPPFGYTLFALKSAWGEGSLSTVFRAAWPFVALFVLGMVLLALMPGLTTFVPSLI
- a CDS encoding TRAP transporter small permease; the encoded protein is MKNFLRRVFRALLSGHDALVSAGFWLGSLALMSIVVIFAYEVVMRYFFDAPTKWASDFVSFLLLISVFLIIPHVTRLEGNVSVSILLDLLGERSSEVLRRLGFAVGAAVCLWVGYIFWQETHRLFLRGTVTLTTVPVPKWTLYAFILFGMLNSGVYFLRQALGDSFHGVKGAGK
- the dctP gene encoding TRAP transporter substrate-binding protein DctP — encoded protein: MKTILKGLCMSAALMPVTMGAMAQDLKVLSSWDQSYAAVGEVLMPFMEYLEEETTADLKLSRFGPETIPPFEQFNPVSQGLFDLLYTNGGYHYNDIAVGMSLDALSGSAEELHASGIWDLADRQYQEMGLKLIAVFYDRNGFHMVLKEPLGDDALAGRRIRGTPLYHPVIEELGGSPAVLPAQEIYPALERGVVDGAGWPAVGAVNYRWFEVAGYFVRPTFGQVSHMLLMNLETWNGLDETTQSEIETAARHYETVSSGIFDDLAAKEEATLVAEGMEATYFQEDIAANLKSAWFEGVLDLSATINPEDIAEIRDMAAQANIGG
- a CDS encoding zinc-dependent alcohol dehydrogenase family protein, whose amino-acid sequence is MRGVTFPGDRKVAIMEFDDPTPGPGEVVIEVKASGLCGSDLHGYRAPSDDRAFRELAKGKPYETMRDTGPKIAGHEPCGVVVAIGPGVSDRVARIGQRVMIHHYSGCHVCDQCRTGWPQMCEGMVPDIYGWTAHGAHAQYMKCAAHTLVTLPDELSFEAGAAIACGSGTSYAALRKIQPNASHTVAIFGQGPVGLSGTQFAAALGARVIALDVNKERLEMARQFGAAETINPAEVDAVEAIRGLTHGRGAHFSLETSGAPQAIEGATKCLRLWGTAVFVGLGKPPVVDFASDVIFRQISLQGSFTFSTNIMEECAIFSVDRGVEVDAIFSDRWTLDQAGKAYELLDRQASGKGVIVF
- a CDS encoding 3-hydroxyacyl-CoA dehydrogenase family protein, translating into MAFGFGTHPPAGGRICVVGAGFMGCVIATLYARHGYEVVLCDSQTAMLDSYAERARPIAATLADDTLTVEAILGRVSTEASLKTAVAGVFMVHEVVQEVLETKQAVFEELDRLCPPDVVLATNTSSFLISDIAAGMSRRERMVGIHYITPAHIIPVIEIIHSAFTPPELVAWGRAFVQSIDHVGVACPERPGFLINKIQFAMLTEIYRLMDEGLASRDDIDAAVRLSLGPRLALWGPLLTEDLIVSKKTALAVTESLFHQTGDENYAGRKVLRDLVDQGHLGAATGQGWYRFEDDVDQVTEERDRQLRALLDWLREAGPVERLNVR